ATTATTGATGGAATTGATGGGTTTGGTAATGATGAGGTTGGCCTTTTTTCCTTTGGTGATGGAGCCGAGTTCGTGCTGCAATTCCATGGCAAAGGCACCATTCATGGTCACTGCATTGATGGCTTCTTCGGGCAGCAATTTCATCCGCAGACAGGCCAATGAAACCACGAATGGAATGTTTCCGCTCGGGGTGCTGCCTGGGTTGTAATCAGTAGCCAGGCAAAGCGGCAGATCGGCCTCGATCAGTTCGCGTGCTGGTGCATACGGAATTCCCAAAAAGAACGAGCAGGAGGGAAGCACTGTTGGAATGACATTACTGAGGGCAAGGTCCTTCTTGTCCTGTTCGGTCATTACTTCCAAGTGATCCACGGAAATGGCTTGGTGCTCAACTCCAACCTGAAGACCGCCAATGGAAGTGAACTGATTGACATGGATCTTCGGTTTCAGTCCGTGTTTCTTGCCCGCTTCCAGAATGCGCGAAGTCTCTTCAGGCGTGTAGTAATTGGTTTCGCAGAACACATCGATGTAATCGGCCAAACCTTCTTTGGCAATTACGGGCAGCATTTCCTCAATGATCTGTCGGATGTATTCCTCACGGTTCTGTTTGTATTCGGCAGGAATGGCATGCGCCCCAAGGAAAGTGGCTTTGATAGTGAGCGGATGGTTTTCCTTCAAATGCTTGATGACGCGCAGCATTTTCAACTCGCCTTCCACGGAAAGTCCGTAACCGCTTTTAATTTCCACAGCGCCCGTTCCGAGATGCATGATCTCGTTCAACCGCATCATACCGCTACGAATGAGTTCGTCTGATGAGGTGTTCGCCAGTTTCTTAGCTGAATTCAGAATACCACCACCAGCCGCTGCGATCTGTTCATACGTCAAACCTTTTATCCGACCAACGAATTCCTCTTCTCGCGTATCCGCAAAAACCAAATGCGTGTGACTGTCGCACCAAGCGGGAAGTACCAGTTTTCCAGAAGCATCGATCACTGTTTGGGCTTGATGCATCGAGCCCCTACCATCATTCATCGAACCGTAATCTTCAATGATTCCGTGCTTGATCAGCACCCAAGCATTATCGATGCTTGGAAGTTCCCCCATTTCCTTTCCACGAACGGGGTCGCTGGTTTCTTCCCGAACCTGAACAAGCTGCTTGATATTCTTTATCAGAAGTGCTGACATCTGCGTTACGAATTACGAATTGAATGCGAATATGCGAACCTGCTTAAAAGAAAACCAATGGCAGGGGAGAAAGCATTCGTCATATTCGTACCGCTTGCGGTATTCGTAATTCGTAACCTCATTTATCATCAAAAACCCGCTTCATGACATCATCTATATCATGCAATTCCATTTCGCCACTATCGATCTTCGCAGCGCATTCCATTACAATGTCTTGCTGCCATTGCGGAATTTCATACTCCTGACTTGCTCTTGCATAATCAAGCGTCTTCAGCAATTCCATGAATTCATCATAGTGCTGGTCGTCAATGTCCACGGTAATTTTCATGTGTATAAAGTTAGTGAAACGCTTTGGTGAAAAGGTCGGTTTTCGGATGTCAGTTCCTTAATTTCGAAGCCAACCACAACCGTATGAAAAACCTCGCATTGCATTGGAAGATCATCATTGGCCTTGTGCTCGGTGTGATCTTCGCTTTCGTCTCCAGCGCACTCGGTTGGAGTGAGTTCACCATCAATTGGATCGATCCTTGGGGGAAGATATTCATCAACCTGCTGAAGCTGATCGCTGTGCCGTTGGTGCTGTTCTCCATCATCAAAGGAATCTCTGGCCTGCACGACACGGCCAAGCTTGGGCGAATGGGCGCCAAGACGCTGCTATTCTATCTGCTCACCACGGTCTTTTCTGTTTCCATCGGGTTACTGTTGGTCAACTCGTTCTCACCAGGAAAATTGGTGGATGAGGAACAGCGGACGGACAACCGCATCCGCTACGAACTTTGGGCGCAGCAGGAACAAGTGGAGGTGAAAGACCAGAAGTGTCTGCTGTGCGATGAGACGAATTCTGCGCGAGTAGAAACCGTCCGTGGTTTGATGTCGGCTGAAGAACCAGATGCCAGCCTTGCTTCCAAGATGCAATCGGCACACAGAACGAAGGATGACGGCCCGTTGCAGTTTGTAGTAGACATGGTGCCGAGCAACATTTTCCTTTCGCTGAACAACAACGGATTGATGCTGCAGGTCATCTTCTTCGCCATCTTCTTCGGAGTTACGCTCATATCCATTCCACGCGATGTAGCGCAACCTGTCATCAACTTTGTGGATGGCATGAATGAGGTCTTCCTGAAAATGGTGGACATCGTGATGCAGGCCGCGCCATTCTTCGTGTTTGCGCTGCTGGCGGGTGTCATTTCCAAAATGGCTGGAGACGACCCGAATGCCGTGATAGAAATTTTCAAAGGTTTGGGTTGGTACAGCCTTACGGTGGTTGTGGGTTTAGCGTTTATGATCTTCATTTTCTATCCGATGTTGGCCAAACTGATGGTGAAAGGGATGAACTACAAGCGATTCTTCCGTGCCATTTCGCCTGCGCAGTTCTTGGCGTTCTCAACGAGTTCGAGTGCGGCTACGCTGCCTGTGACCATGGAATGCGTACAGGACAATCTGGGTGTGAGTGAGGAAACGACCAGTTTCGTACTGCCTATCGGTGCCACGGTGAATATGGATGGAACCAGCATGTACCAAGCGATCGCTGTGGTGTTCTTGGCGCAGTTCCATTTGGTGAATCTCGACCTCACACAGCAATTGACCATTGTTCTCACCGCAACGCTTGCCTCCATCGGTTCGGCTGCCGTGCCAAGTGCAGGGTTGATCATGTTGATCATTGTGCTGGAAAGCGTTGGGTTGAATCCTGCTTGGATCGCCATCATCTTTCCCGTGGATCGGATTTTGGACATGTGCCGAACGGTAGTGAACGTTACGGGCGATTGTACTGTTGCTACCATTGTGGCGGCTTCCGAAGATCAACTCGACCGTGAAGCTTGGACGAAATTAGATTGAGAACAATATAGATGTATCGATTCACGTACCTTTAAATTCTCTATAAAGGACAAGCTAAAATGAGCGACAACGGTTCGGATAGTAAAGATGGAAACAAGGTTGAAGAACCCGTTTTCGGCTATTCTGTCTCGCTTACGCCTGCGGAGGTGCGTCAACGGATACACGACTATTTTGCCACTCAGAAGGCCGTGAAGCGGGCTTGGTTGTTCGGATCTTTTGCACGAGGAGATCAGGACGAGAGCAGTGATGTGGACATTCTGATCGAGGTGCCGAGAGAACAGATATTCACGCTGTTCGATCTCGCAGAGATACAGCATGTGCTTCAAAATCAACTGAACAGAAAAGTTGACCTTGCCATGACAGGTGCTCTGAGAGAAGCATTCAAAAAGAACATTGCCAAAGATCTTCAGATCATCTATGAGGGATAAACGCGTTACCGAAGCAGACAGGGTCAGACATGCCATTGAAGCTATTCGCAAGGTCACAGGCTTCTGTGAAGGAATTGGTCGTGATGAGTTTGAAAGAAATATGGTTGTGCATTCAGCTTGTCTTTATCAATATACGATCATAGCCGAGGCATTGTCGCATGTTGATTCTGACCGTCTTTCCAAATATGAATACCCGTGGTACAAGGTCAAATCTTTTCGAAATTTCATTCTTCATGACTACCACTCCATAGCTCTTACAACAGTTTACGATACTACGGTGAATGAACTGCCCATGCTGGAAAAATTGCTCATCGAGATCCTTCAAAAGGAATTCTCTGAAAAACCATAATAACATGAGACGTTCAAGGTTCTAAACATCTTGAAGGTCTCGACATCAAACAAGAACAATAGTTACTGTTACAGGAACATCAACCAAAAGACCATGAAAAAACTACTTATCGCATTCGGAGTCATACTCGTACTTCTTGTGGCGGCCATTATTGTGGTGCCAATTGTATTGAAAGAACCTATCACCAAAGCGGTGAAAGAGGAGGCGAACGCCAACCTCAACGCCACCATCGATTTCGGTGATGTCAACATTTCTCTGTTGCGCTCTTTTCCCGATCTGTATGTCGGTATCGGAGAGCTTTCCGTTACAGGCAAGGGCGATTTTGAAGGTCGCACACTCGTATATCTGAAAACATTGGCATTGGATGTGGATCTGATGAGTGCCTTCAACGGTTCGCCCGTTGTCAACCAGATAACGTTGGCGGATGGTTTGGCGAATGTGATCGTGCTCGAGAACGGCAAAGCCAACTACGACATCGTTCCAGAAAGTGAGGATGCTGCGGAGGCGGAAACGACCGAATCATCTTCGGGTGCTTTCAGCGTCAAGCTCAAGGAATTCAAGATAAGCGGGCTGGAGGTGATGTATACCGATAAGCAAGGCGGAATGACCTTTAGCACGGATGCGCTGAACCTGACCCTCGGTGGCGATTTCTCTGCCGACCAGACCAACATGAAAACCAACGTGACGATGGACAATACCAAGCTCGCCATGGGCGGAATCTCCTACCTGAACGGAGTGGAACTGGCCTTGGACGCGGCTGTGGATGCCGACCTCGCCAATAACAGCTACACGCTGAAGAACAACGAATTCCGCATCAACGGGCTGCATCTTTCTTGGGATGGAACCATCAGCATGCCGAACGAGAATGACATCAATCTCGATCTTGCTTATGCTGCGGCCAAAACGGAGTTCAAAGAGGTGCTGTCGCTGGTACCGGCCATCTACGCCAAAGATTTTGCCGATGTGCAGGCCAGCGGTTCGCTGGAACTGAACGGCATTGTGAAGGGAACTTACAACGACAACACGATCCCCGGTTTCACCACCAATCTGAAAGTGGGCAACGGGCAGTTCAAATATCCCGATCTACCGAAGAGTGTGGACAACATTGCCATCGACCTGAATGTGATGAATCCGGGTGGCGATGTCGATTTCACGGTCATCGACCTCAAGCAGTTCAAATTCCAATTGGCGGAGAATCCGTTTGATGTGAGGGCGCTGGTGAAAACCCCTGTTTCGGATCCGAACATCGATGCCTCCTTCAAAGGCAAGATCGACCTGACCAGTTTGGCCGATGCCATTCCGATGGAGGAGGGCGACAAACTTTCGGGGACCATCATCGCGGATGCGCAGATGAAAGGCAGACAGTCGGACCTTGACAAAGGCCGCTACGACAAGTTCAATGCCACGGGCGAGTTCATTCTGATGGACATCGTTTATAGCACCGCCTCGGTGGCCGTTCCCGTAGAGGTGAAGTACGCGCAGTTCAAGTTTGCGCCCAAATTCTTGGAGCTGGCCTCATTGGATGCCAAGGCAGGGAAGTCCGATTTCAAGATGAAAGGAAAGATCACCAACTACCTTGGTTATGTGATGAGCGATGGCGTTCTGCAAGGCGATTTCACCTTCAACAGCACGCTGCTTGAAGGCAACGAGTTGGCGGGGCTCAGCACTTCGGAAGAGGCTCCTGCCGAAACGGAAGGAACGCCACAGGGCGGTGAGACATCGAACGAGCCGTTCGTCATTCCCAAGAACCTCGACCTTTCGCTCAATACCGACATCAAAAAAGTGGTGTATGACAACATCAACCTGCTCAACACCAAAGGGCAGATCACGGTTCGCCACGGCAAGGCCGATCTGCGCGGACTCACCTTCAACACGCTTGGCGGCTCGGTGGCCATGAGCGGCTATTACGATAGCAGCAACGAGGCGAAACCAAAACTCAACTACGATCTGGACGTGCAGAACGTGGTGCTGAAAGAGGCTTACAACACCTTTGGAACGGTGAAGAAGTTGGCGCCCATTGCCGAACATACCGAGGGCAAGGTATCTGTGAAATTCAACGTGATGGGAGCGATGAAGAGCGGCACCGAGGTCGATTACAATTCGCTTACGGGCGGGGGAAGACTGATGTCGCCAAGCCTGAAGATCACTGGAACGGAAGCACTGGACAAGATCGCGCAGGTGGTAAAGATCAACGCGTTCAAAAATC
The DNA window shown above is from Flavobacteriales bacterium and carries:
- a CDS encoding cation:dicarboxylase symporter family transporter; the protein is MKNLALHWKIIIGLVLGVIFAFVSSALGWSEFTINWIDPWGKIFINLLKLIAVPLVLFSIIKGISGLHDTAKLGRMGAKTLLFYLLTTVFSVSIGLLLVNSFSPGKLVDEEQRTDNRIRYELWAQQEQVEVKDQKCLLCDETNSARVETVRGLMSAEEPDASLASKMQSAHRTKDDGPLQFVVDMVPSNIFLSLNNNGLMLQVIFFAIFFGVTLISIPRDVAQPVINFVDGMNEVFLKMVDIVMQAAPFFVFALLAGVISKMAGDDPNAVIEIFKGLGWYSLTVVVGLAFMIFIFYPMLAKLMVKGMNYKRFFRAISPAQFLAFSTSSSAATLPVTMECVQDNLGVSEETTSFVLPIGATVNMDGTSMYQAIAVVFLAQFHLVNLDLTQQLTIVLTATLASIGSAAVPSAGLIMLIIVLESVGLNPAWIAIIFPVDRILDMCRTVVNVTGDCTVATIVAASEDQLDREAWTKLD
- a CDS encoding DUF86 domain-containing protein; its protein translation is MRDKRVTEADRVRHAIEAIRKVTGFCEGIGRDEFERNMVVHSACLYQYTIIAEALSHVDSDRLSKYEYPWYKVKSFRNFILHDYHSIALTTVYDTTVNELPMLEKLLIEILQKEFSEKP
- a CDS encoding imidazolonepropionase, translated to MSALLIKNIKQLVQVREETSDPVRGKEMGELPSIDNAWVLIKHGIIEDYGSMNDGRGSMHQAQTVIDASGKLVLPAWCDSHTHLVFADTREEEFVGRIKGLTYEQIAAAGGGILNSAKKLANTSSDELIRSGMMRLNEIMHLGTGAVEIKSGYGLSVEGELKMLRVIKHLKENHPLTIKATFLGAHAIPAEYKQNREEYIRQIIEEMLPVIAKEGLADYIDVFCETNYYTPEETSRILEAGKKHGLKPKIHVNQFTSIGGLQVGVEHQAISVDHLEVMTEQDKKDLALSNVIPTVLPSCSFFLGIPYAPARELIEADLPLCLATDYNPGSTPSGNIPFVVSLACLRMKLLPEEAINAVTMNGAFAMELQHELGSITKGKKANLIITKPINSINNIPYSFGSNLVETVIINGYAVGAYGNTPA
- a CDS encoding nucleotidyltransferase, which codes for MSDNGSDSKDGNKVEEPVFGYSVSLTPAEVRQRIHDYFATQKAVKRAWLFGSFARGDQDESSDVDILIEVPREQIFTLFDLAEIQHVLQNQLNRKVDLAMTGALREAFKKNIAKDLQIIYEG
- a CDS encoding AsmA family protein, with translation MKKLLIAFGVILVLLVAAIIVVPIVLKEPITKAVKEEANANLNATIDFGDVNISLLRSFPDLYVGIGELSVTGKGDFEGRTLVYLKTLALDVDLMSAFNGSPVVNQITLADGLANVIVLENGKANYDIVPESEDAAEAETTESSSGAFSVKLKEFKISGLEVMYTDKQGGMTFSTDALNLTLGGDFSADQTNMKTNVTMDNTKLAMGGISYLNGVELALDAAVDADLANNSYTLKNNEFRINGLHLSWDGTISMPNENDINLDLAYAAAKTEFKEVLSLVPAIYAKDFADVQASGSLELNGIVKGTYNDNTIPGFTTNLKVGNGQFKYPDLPKSVDNIAIDLNVMNPGGDVDFTVIDLKQFKFQLAENPFDVRALVKTPVSDPNIDASFKGKIDLTSLADAIPMEEGDKLSGTIIADAQMKGRQSDLDKGRYDKFNATGEFILMDIVYSTASVAVPVEVKYAQFKFAPKFLELASLDAKAGKSDFKMKGKITNYLGYVMSDGVLQGDFTFNSTLLEGNELAGLSTSEEAPAETEGTPQGGETSNEPFVIPKNLDLSLNTDIKKVVYDNINLLNTKGQITVRHGKADLRGLTFNTLGGSVAMSGYYDSSNEAKPKLNYDLDVQNVVLKEAYNTFGTVKKLAPIAEHTEGKVSVKFNVMGAMKSGTEVDYNSLTGGGRLMSPSLKITGTEALDKIAQVVKINAFKNPEVKDVNLSFKFLNGRVNVSPFDVKIGPVSANIFGSHGFDETMDYVISTSVPTSALGSQANAVINGLVAQANSLGAKFSAGNSIDVDILVKGTFKDPKITPAFKGTSGGGTGNVVEDLKQQAQDELKKQQEELERKAKEEADRLKREAEERARAEAERLKKEAEDRAKKEAENALKGLFGKPKK